The window ATCTGGGCGGAAAACCCTACCCAAACGTTCATTTATGCTAAGTCCAGTGTGGCTTTTGAATTTATTGCGACGCTGGGTTTTTTGCTGGCATTGGGTGCGCTGGTATTTGAGGTGGTCTCTGGCGTAATGGACAGGGTGTTCCATCGCTGGAGCAGCGCTAACAGTACGCGCGTGCAAACCCTGCTACCGATTGCGCGCAACGTGGTTAATATCGCGCTGTTTCTGATGCTGGGCATTACACTGATCTCTGAACTGGGGATCGACATCATGCCGTTGCTCGCCGGCGCAGGTGTGATTGGCTTTGCGGTCGGTTTCGGTGCGCAAACGCTGATTAAAGATTTGATCACCGGCTTTATTATTATTTTTGAAGATTTGGTACAGGTGGGTGATGTGGTCACCGTTGGTGGCAAATCTGGTCTGGTGGAAAAAATAACCATACGCAAGATCCAGTTACGCGGGCTTGATGGCACGGTGTTTACCGTACCGTTCAGCGAGATCGCGATTGTTGAAAACATGACGAAGGAGTTCAGCTACTACCTGATGAACGTGGGTGTGGCCTACCGCGAGAGCACCGATGACGTTATTGAGCACCTGCAGGCCATCGGCGAGGAAATGCAAAACGAAGACGACTATAAAGATCTTATTCTCGCGCCGATTGAAATTCTGGGGGTGGACTCCTTCGCGGACAGCGCGGTTATTATTAAAGCGCGCATCAAAACTGTTCCAATCAAACAGTGGATGGTGGGCCGCGAATTCAATCGTCGCATGAAGTACCGTTTCGACGAAGCGGGTATCGAAATTCCATTCCCGCATCAAACCATCTACTTTGGTGAGGACAAAAACGGCAAAGCGCCGCCCGCCAACATACTGCTCAGCAAGGCGGAGCCGGCGAACGACAGCGCGGACGATGCTGCGCAAAAACGCGATCGCAGTAAAGATGGCGTGAACTCAGATGGCTATAAGGACGATGACGACGTCGAAAGTGCAGTAGAAGACTGAGTTCGGGCAAGTCTATCCGCAAGCGCGAGAGCCGGCCTTAGGGTCGGCTTTTTTGTGGTTGCGAATCCGCTGCGCTTGCATGCGCCGGTACGGCCATCGCAATATGTCTGGTAAAAGCCTGCCGAGAGACGAGTGTTCCATCTACACTTAGGAAAGTGTCGTGATTTATCAGGTTTGGAAGCATGCTCGAATTGTCCGTGAAAACGCGCGTGATGGCCGTCGCCATTCTGCCATTGGTGGTGTTGTCTGCAATTATTCTGGTGGTGATTGTAGGCGAAGTGAATTCCGCAGCAGAAGGCCAGCTGGCCTCGTCGGAAGAGATTTTTGTGGAAGCCAAGCGCGAGGAGATCAAAGATCTGGTTGAGCTTGCCTGGACAACGGTGCGCCCGCTCTACCAGTCCGGCGCCGATAGAGAAGAAGCTGTGCAACTGCTGCGCCGAATGTCCTATGGCAAGGACGGCTATATCTTTGGTTACGACGGCGATGCGGTACGAATATTCAGCGGTAGCAGTGATGCCAGTATCGGTAAAAGCTATTACGATTTTAAAGACGTTAACGGCGTTTACCTTATCCGCGAGTTGATTGATGCGGGCCGTAAAAACGGTTTTGCGGAAGGCAATCACTTTGTAACCTACCACTTTCCCCGCCTTGGCGAAGACGTCGCATCGCCGAAATTGTCTTACGCTATTTATCTGCCGCGCTGGAATATGATGATTGGCACCGGTATTTATATCGATACCATTGATGCACAGCTCAAAAACCTGGCGTCGCATTTACAGTCTGCCCGTAACGGGCTGGTGACCACGTTGGGCATCGTGGCTTTGGTATTAGCCATTGTCCTCACGATTGTCGCGCTGTTTCTGGCACAGTCGATTGTTGGCCCGCTGAGCAGTATCGGCGATTCACTCTACGAAATTGCCACAGGGAAAGGGGATTTAACCCGGCGCCTGGAAGTGCACGGCAAAGATGAGGTCGGCCTGGTGTCCTCACGGCTGAACACACTACTCGACAGTCTGCACCGGATGGTCAGTGATATTAAAGGGATTGCCAACGAGGTAAGCGCCGAAACGGAATCCCTGACACGTACGGTGGAGGAAACACAGCAGGTGAGCCACCAACAACACGAGGAGGTGGATCAGGTTGCTTCGGCGATGACAGAAATGTCCCACACCTCACGCGAAACTGCGCAAAACGCCAATGAGGCCGCGGCTTCGGCGAAAGCCGCCAACAAGGCGAGTATCAGTATTGCCAATTCGGTGAACGAGAGCTGCGATTCCATGCGGATGCTGGGTGAAGATATCGCGCGCACCAGCGAAGTGATTACCCAGGTGGGCACCGATGTGGAAAATATCAGCGCGGTGCTCCAGGTGATCGAAAGTATTGCAGAGCAAACCAACCTGCTTGCGCTGAACGCGGCGATTGAAGCTGCGCGCGCCGGAGAGCAGGGACGTGGCTTTGCGGTAGTGGCTGATGAGGTTCGCAACCTGGCCAGTAAAACTCAGGGCAGTACGGAAGAAATTCAGCAGATGATTGCCAAATTGCAGAGCGGCTCGCGCAGTGCTGTATCGGTGATGGCGGAAAGCCGCAAGCGCAGCGATTTGACTGAAGCAAGCATTTCCCAAACTGCGAGTCTGTTGTCGGAAATTTCCGATGCGGTTTCGGTTATCAACAATATGAACTCGCAAATTGCCACAGCCGCAGAAGAGCAGAGTCTGGTGGGGTCGGATATCAGCGAACGCATCGTCTCCATTTCCAATCAGACCAATATCTCCAGTGAAATCGCCGCTAAAAACGGTACGGCCGCCGCAAAATTGCGGCAAAAGACCCGCGAGCTAAACGGCATTGTGGACAGGTTTGTGTTGTGAATAGTGTGAACACGGCGTTTACTGCGGTGAAGATGTTTTAAGGCACCGGTAGCATGCGCAAAAAAAATGCCCGCGTGAGCGGGCATTTATCGTTGAGTTAACTACTGCTAGTGCACGTGCTTAGAACGCGGGCAGTTCATCCAGAGTGATGACATACTCGTGATTGTACACGTGGGTTTTGTGCGCGTTGGTGTTGTAGTACTCGCCAGTCCAGAAATTACCGGAGCTGCTTACACCTTCGGCTGTATCTGAATCGTTCCATACCATAAACCAGAGCCACCAGGCACCGTCTGCAGCCATCAGGTCTGGGTCTGGAATATTGCTGTTTTCACTCAACGCAACCATTTTCACCTGTTGCGGATAGTTGGCGGTCAGTGCATATGGCCCAATCTGCGATTCGTAGTTCTGCTGTCCGTCGTAGATGTCCACGCTCACGATATCCACGTAGTTGTCCCCTGGATACCAGGCACCGCTCTGACCATTCCACACCCAGATCAGGTTATCCAGGCCGTACTCGTTGGTGAGTGTTTCGTACAAGTGACGCCAGAGGACAACCTGCGCGTAGGCCGCTGGGACTCCATCCGTGCGGTCTGAACGACCCCACCAGAACCAACCGCCGGACGCTTCGTGCAATGGGCGCCACAGTACGGGGACGTTTTCGTCTTCCAGCTTTTGCAGCTCGGCAGCAATCATTGCAATGTCTGCCTGGATATTGGCATAGGACGGACTAGACGTGTCCAGCTCGCCGTTGGCGATGGGGATAGTGAAGCTAGTGTCTTCGGTGTAGAACTCACCAATCGTACCGTCTGCCGCGTCTGGGTCACGCCAGTGCCAAGTGAAGGACACGATACCGCCGCGGTTCCAGTGTTCGATAGCCTCTTCGGTTTGCGTAATGCCCGAGATACCGTTCCAGTACAAGCCGTAGTTGAGGAAGTCATAACCCATCATTGCGGGCGCGCGACCTGTATCGTTGATGCAGCGTTGGTACTGGTCAATGGCGTCTTGCCAGGTGAGGTCCATCTGGCCCGAGAGCATATGATTCCCCCAGATCGATTGCAGGTAGCTGTAGAGCGACTGGGTTTTAGCACTGGCATCCGGATTTACCGGTGTATCGCGCATAGCGCCTTGCACGCCCGACCCCATACCGGGGCACATGCTGGCGGACAGGCAGATTTCGCCGTTTTCGGCACCCCAACTACCGTTGTCTGCGCTACACAGGGTCAATTCGCTGTCACCAATCAGGCAGTAGTCAAAGTCACCTGGACCTGGGTCGGCGGCAGAACCAAAAACGATACAGGAGTAGCTGTTTTCCCATCCCCAGCCGTCGCCGTCCGGATCGGAATCGGCGGAGCGACAGTATGGCCAGCCGTTACTCGCAGCGTTAGGGATTCCGCCACTGGAACTGCTGGACGAAGAGGACGAGCTGCTCGAGGACGAAGACGAGCTGCTTGAGGAACTGCTTGAGGATGACGAACTACTTGAGGATGAAGAGCTGCTCGATGAGGAACTGCTGCTCGAAGACGCCCCGGAAGATGATGAACTGGACGAACTGGAGCTGGATGAGCTCGAGCTGCTGGTAGAGCCGCAGTTGTTCACCACACCGCCGCCGCCCCACTGGCTGTTACAGGTGTTGGCGCCAATACAGCTCTGGCTGTTTTCCCAGCCCCAGCCGCTGTCCTGGTTAGCGCACAGAGGGCGAATTTCACCGTACCAGTTGCACACCTGGCACGCGCCGCCCGACGAACTGGAGCTGCTTGATGAGCTAGAGCTAGAGCTAGAGCTAGAGCTAGAGCTAGAGCTCGACGAGCTGGAATTTGAGCTGGAGGAACTTGAGCTCGATGAGCTTGAGCTGGAGCTTGAACTCGACGAATTGGAGCTGGAGCTAGAAGTTGTGCCGCCACCCTGTACTGTCAGGCTGGCTAGTGACGGCAGATAGTTTCCACCGCTGCCGTTGGCACAATAGCCAAACTCACTACTACCGTTCACATTAATGGTGCCGTTGTAGCTGAGGTTGCTCACCAGATTACCCGTGAGCGAACCGTTCCAAAGGTTGGAAATGGTTGCACCGTTCAGCGCCAGCTCGACCTGCCAGCCTGTTACCGGTGCTGAACCTTGGTTGCTAATGGCGACAGTTGCGCAATAGCCTGCGCCCCAGTCGTTATTAACGTTAATGGTCGCGGCTGCGGTGCCGCCAGCCGAGGTCACCGTGTTCGCTAAGCTAGCGCTTGCAAACACGGCGAGAGCGGAGCATGCCGCACCTCGCCAAAGTTTGTTAAACCAGTTGTTATTCATAGTTTACTCCGTGCTAAATCATTATTTTTTTACATATAAAATGCGGCGATTGAGCGATGCCGCGGAAGGGATAGCGTGCCTGTAAAATCCATAGCCGCCGGTGTAAGAATTATTAACGTGCTAAATGGATGGCGGTGAGATTCTCACACAAAAAGCGAAAAAAATATTTCGTTCATCACAAATGTTTGGCAAATCACCGGGTTTAAAAACACGCCGGCTGGTTGCTTGCGGATATCACTCAGTGAGCGCGCAGAAAACTCATACGTTTATATGGGTTATCTAAGACGATTTAATAAGCCTTTTTGTAAGAAGCCTTGCTGTACTCGCTTCGATATTGCTCGAGCAAAATACGCGGGCGCGTGCTTTTACTGATAAAAGCATGCCAGCAGGTTAATAAAAGACGGCGTGAATTTTGCGATTCTCAACGAAATCAATGCCAGTGAGGCGCGTGGAGGTTGTTGTAAGCAACACTGCGCGCACGTGGCTTGTCACTATACTTCAATGAGTAAGATGCATTATTGGCGCTGGTGTATGTCGGTGGGTTAGTTTGTTTGGCCAGGTGCCACCAGAACTGTTGGATAACTTATGAAATCGGTACCACCTGTACAGAACCCAGCGTCACCGCGCGATATAAAGTTGGCCCTTCCCAAGCGTCCACCGCAAGAACGTAAACGGCTTAAAAAAGCACTGCCGGAATTGTTGTGGCTGGAACGCTTGATTAACACCTATTCATCTACCCTGGATGCGAGCTGCGAGGGCTTGCTTCCCTGGCAGGGGCTGCAACTCCCTTTTTACTGTCTTACGCTGGGTGGTTCGGCGGCCGATAAAAAAACGCCAGTACTACTGATTACCGGGGGTGTCCACGGCATTGAACGCATTGGCAGCCAGGTAATTCTGGCGTGGCTGTCGAGCCTGCTCAGCCGGCTCGAATGGGATAGCGCCCTGCAGCAAAAGCTGTCTCGCCTGCGGCTGGTCGTAGTGCCGATTGTTAATCCTGTGGGGATGTTCGCCAACCGTCGCGCGAACGGCAATGGCGTTGATTTGAATCGCAACGGCCTGGTTACCGCAGAAGATAAGGTGCCTTTTCTTGTGGGTGGGCATCGAATAGGTTCGTGGTTGCCCTGGTATCGCGGTAGTGCTGGTCAGCCTCAGGAACTGGAATACCGGTTACTACAACAGGTGGTTGAACGCGAGGTGTATCCCCGCGCGATGGCAATGGCGCTCGATTTACATTCCGGCTTTGGCACCCACGATCGTTTGTGGTTCCCTTATGCCTATCGCAAAAAGCTCATCGGCAGTATCGAAAATTATCTCGCGTTGAAACTGTTATGGGAGCGCTGTTTTCCGCACCACAATTATATTTTCGAACCGCAATCCATCCACTATTTATCGCACGGAGATATTTGGGATGATTTCTATTTACAGGCAAAAAAAAGGGAAAATCATACATTTATTCCCCTCACATTGGAGATGGGCTCATGGGCCTGGGTAAAGAAGCGCCCCGCGCAAATTTTTAATTTTGCTGGAATGTTTAATCCTCAGAAAGCGCACCGTCATTCGCGGGTATTGCGCCGACATCTCTCTTTGCTGGATTTTTTGCTATCTGCGGCAATTGATTATCGCGAATGGTTGCCGGTAGATGAACAGGTCAAACTATTAAAGCAGGCTGCACATGTCCTGTGGAATTAACGTTATCTTGTTGCGCGGACTGGGTCGCGAATCGGAACACTGGTTCGGGTTCGCCGAGCTGTTAAAACGCCGCTGTGCGGAGATAGCGCCCTACATCTATTTTACCTTCGCCACACCGGATACTGCTGGCTGCGGAACCGAATACCAGCGCAAAGCCAGTCACCGCCTTACGGAACTGACCGATGATCTGGTGCGTCGCCTACCCACAAAAACCAAAGACGCCTGCACCGTGGTGGTGGGTTTGTCGATGGGAGGGCTGATCGCGCTGGACCTGGCAAATCGTTATGAATCGCTGGTGGACGGCGTAGTGGTTATTAACAGCAGCACCGGTAATCAACCGTGGTATAGACGTATGTGTCCGCAGGCATTATTGACCGCGCTAACTGCACTTGCGCTGCCACTTCGGCAGCGGGAAAACTGCATTTTTAATCTGGTCAGCAACACGCAGCCCGAGCAAGCACGGCAAGGTTGGTGGCAGATTCAACGCGCGCGCCCGGTATCGCGTTTAAATTTGGTGCGTCTGCTGTTGGCTGCGGCGGGCTTCACATTGAACGAAACTCTTGCCCAGAAGGGGTTGGTGATCGCCAGCCAACGGGATCGATTGGTAGACGCCAGGTGTTCTGGTGAGTTGGCGCACTACTTAAATTGGCCACTTGAAGTGCATCCGTCCGCTGGCCACGATGTGCCAATTGATAATCCTGAGTGGCTTGCGGATGTCGTTGCGCAATGGTTGGTAAGGGAGTACGTAATTTTGTAGGCGCAATTTCAGTATAGATTCCTAAATACGTTAATCGTATTGCGCGCTATGCAATAGGTTCGCTCATGCCGGCTTACCAACAGCAGAGAATGGTTTTTTTAATCGGTTCTTTTGCGTTTATTGGTTTAACGCAACCTACCCTTTCGCTGGAGCGCACAGAGCTACGGAGTCTGCTTCTAAAACGACGGTGTCGGCTTAAAAACAAAATGAGCCTCAAAAGAGGCCCGAGGAGGAGAGAGTGGAATACCTGAATGGTATGCTCAATAATAAATTTATTCTGTGCATTGTGTACAAATAAAAATGCTTTTACCGATATTTTGGCATCAAACTTCGTATATTGGATGATTAAATTACCGTAATAGTTACGTTATGCGCCTCACTGTTCATGTATTGAATCAGATGTACAGCGAGTTTTCGCGAATATTTCTGTATTTTAATTCTGTATTTGACGAAGCGTATTTAGTTAAGGTCACCGCACGAAAGCCGGCGAATTGCGCAGTACAAATCGGCGATGCCTGTCGCATACGCTGCCAGTCAGAGTCAGCGGCGATGCCGTTATTGGCATCGCCGCCTCTGGGCTGGCTTTTGCTGCGGGCTGAAGGCTGGGTTGCCACTTATTGGTTGCTTTTGCCGCTGGGGTATCGTTCAGCAATATATCGTCTTTGCTATCAGCCTGATGCTGTCATATTGAGAAAAAAGCAACCTGTCGTATTGTTTTCTGGCACCCAATAGTTGGTCGCGTATTTCGTTATTATTATGTCTGGTGATCGATTAGCAGAAGCGACGAACTTATTGTTGTTGTGCTGAACAACGGGAGGGAGTATAGGCTTCGAAATATGGCATCTGAGTGACAAATGTCAAAACTCTGTTCAATGAATGTCGCTTGAAACAGTATTTTTAACGAGTCTACATTTCTAGCGTCTTTTAGGCACTTGGCACGCCGCTAACTGCATTATTTTAAATTGAAAGTTTTCTTAGATTCTGTGATTAAATTATGAATAGAAATATAAAAACGTTTTGTAGTTTCGAATAGATATATATATAGCGTTTGTGGACTCATTTCGAAAATAGAACGACTTGTCTGTATCTACCGTTTTCATTGAAATGCGTTTTTTATTAACCCGCCTATTTCATATGAGATCCGGGATGTTGGTAATCACGCCTGGTTCGACGTTTGGTCAATCCTCTGGTTTCTCTTGCAGCGGAAAAAAATATTCAATATCGCGAAGGATTGTAAGCGAGTTGAATTGGGGTTGGTTGATCCAAGTGAGTCTGTAATTGGAGCAACGCTCCGGATGTGGTGTGTGCATTAACGCATCCGCAAGTGCATAGCCCCGGGTTGAGACTGATAAAGATTAAAAATCCTATCTTTTTTATGTAAGCGGATTTTTTCTGCCACTGCCCTGCTCGGTTGGAAAGCAGGAGCTTTTTTCAATACTAGAAATCGTTATTTTTACTATTTGTTAACAAGTTATCAGGGTGGGGCGGTGATTGTTTTTCCGCTTAACATACCTTAAGGCGGCCTGCATAATTTTTGCGGGGTTGTGCAAGCGGAAAGCAGAATAGTCGGACGGCTTCGTATTTCCAATTGTGTTTGCGCAACGTCCTGGCGCTGATTGATCAGCAATAATCAATTGTTTACATAAGGATTGTTTCATGAAAAAAATAATTGCCGGCGTTTTGATGTTGTCTTCCATGGTGGCGGGCGCACAAAAATTTGAAGCGGGTGTGTCTGGTGGATGGGGGGGAACGCCGTTCGCTGACAACCCACCTACGGATTTTTCACAAATTCACGATATCACCTTGTGCGGTGGTTCGGTTGTAGATTCCATTTCTACCAATATTGAAGACGTGTACGGCAACGTCCAAAGCTATGGTAAAAAAGGTGGTAACGGCGGTACCTGCAGTACCTTGTATTTTTACTCGGGTGAATATATCACTTCTGTAACCGGTCGCTACGGTAGCCGGGTCGACAGCATGGTGATTACCACGAATTATGGCCGCACCTTGAGCAAGGGTGGAAACGGCGGTGGTGGCGACTTTAAATACACTGCCAATGATCAGTTTCAAATAGCCGGTTTTGCTGGTCGCAGCGGCAGCAAACTGGATGCGGTTGGCGTGATTTACCTGCGCAGTTATTAGTGTTAGTCGGCCCTGGTCGGGCCGTAAAAGGGGCGGCACAAGTCTGTGCCGCTAACCTGGTGCGGTGTTTTTTGAGTTCCGGCGTATTTAGATCCAGCCACATTAGGGGCTTGGCAAATGCTTTCCTCTGGGAGGCGCTGTCTTTATACTTCGGCGCCGATATAAAACGACCATAAAAGCCTTGAAAACTTAGGGGCTTTTTGCAGAGGAGTAAAGCGATGATCAGTGCAGACGAAGCCATAACCCGGCTGAAAGAAGGTAACCAACGATTTGTAGCCGGTGTACGTAGTGTGGATGCGATAGTGAAGCAAATGAATCTTGCAGATCATGCCCAAGGGCAAGCACCTTTTGCGATTGTTTTGGGCTGTTCCGATTCTCGCGTGCCTGCTGAAATTATTTTCGACCAGAGCCTGGGGGATTTATTTGTTATTCGCGTTGCCGGCAATATAGTTGCCCCCTCACAAGTGGGTAGCGTCGAGTTTGCAGCGGAAACCTTCGGTACCCCGTTGGTTATTGTGCTCGGTCACACCCGCTGTGGTGCAATCAACGCCACGCTGGATCTGCTGGAAAAGCCTGCAGCTGAGCAGTCGTCCAATGTGATGTCTATCGTGAACAGAATCCGGCCTGCCGTAGAGCCGTTATTTCACACGGAGCTGCGCAACGACCGAGAAAAATTAGTGCCAGCCTGTATTCACGCCAATATTATGGCGTCTACCAATCAGCTGAGTCATGGCTCTGAAATTCTCGAGCAGCTCGTCGAGCAGGGCAAACTTAAAATAGTGGGTGCAGAATATTCATTGGAAACCGGCGAAGTGACCTTTTTCGATTGAGTCCTCAGCTAGCTGTAAAGCTCTGAGGCCATAGTGCTTCAGGGCGCTCTACGCGAATAACCCTCATCTCTCCAGCTCTTCTCGCTCTTCCAGCATGTTTGCTCAGCCTGCTTTCTGACTCTGTCCAGTTTGATTTCACGTTCAATACGTTGACACAAAAGCCGTTTATGCTGAGGATAGAGAGAAATATACGCGCCAATAGGCAATTATAGAACTCGCCAATAAGAGCGGTAGATAAAAACTATGCGTGAGCGAAGGGATGAGGGGGTGTTCATGAAGCAACGGCGGGAGAGGCTGACCGGGTTACTGGCAGGGAGGGGTGTTCTGGGGTTTGCTGGGGGTGTAGCCCATGCCAGATGAGCGCTGTAGCGAGCTGATCTACCGTATATACAATACGGTAAACGCACCGGACACCTGGCAGGAGGTACTGGCGGATGTGGCTACCGACCTGGGCGCGAGCCATTTTTTTATTGCGGCGCGCGCGAGTGTTGATGCCCAGCCGTTTGCATTTATCGAGCATGGCTTTAGTCACGGCCATTTTGATCAATATCACCAGCATTACTACAAGGTCGATGTGTGGACCAAAGCGCTGGCCCAGCAC of the Teredinibacter turnerae T7901 genome contains:
- a CDS encoding jacalin-like lectin — encoded protein: MKKIIAGVLMLSSMVAGAQKFEAGVSGGWGGTPFADNPPTDFSQIHDITLCGGSVVDSISTNIEDVYGNVQSYGKKGGNGGTCSTLYFYSGEYITSVTGRYGSRVDSMVITTNYGRTLSKGGNGGGGDFKYTANDQFQIAGFAGRSGSKLDAVGVIYLRSY
- a CDS encoding DUF2817 domain-containing protein, with protein sequence MKSVPPVQNPASPRDIKLALPKRPPQERKRLKKALPELLWLERLINTYSSTLDASCEGLLPWQGLQLPFYCLTLGGSAADKKTPVLLITGGVHGIERIGSQVILAWLSSLLSRLEWDSALQQKLSRLRLVVVPIVNPVGMFANRRANGNGVDLNRNGLVTAEDKVPFLVGGHRIGSWLPWYRGSAGQPQELEYRLLQQVVEREVYPRAMAMALDLHSGFGTHDRLWFPYAYRKKLIGSIENYLALKLLWERCFPHHNYIFEPQSIHYLSHGDIWDDFYLQAKKRENHTFIPLTLEMGSWAWVKKRPAQIFNFAGMFNPQKAHRHSRVLRRHLSLLDFLLSAAIDYREWLPVDEQVKLLKQAAHVLWN
- a CDS encoding carbonic anhydrase; amino-acid sequence: MISADEAITRLKEGNQRFVAGVRSVDAIVKQMNLADHAQGQAPFAIVLGCSDSRVPAEIIFDQSLGDLFVIRVAGNIVAPSQVGSVEFAAETFGTPLVIVLGHTRCGAINATLDLLEKPAAEQSSNVMSIVNRIRPAVEPLFHTELRNDREKLVPACIHANIMASTNQLSHGSEILEQLVEQGKLKIVGAEYSLETGEVTFFD
- a CDS encoding glycosyl hydrolase, which codes for MNNNWFNKLWRGAACSALAVFASASLANTVTSAGGTAAATINVNNDWGAGYCATVAISNQGSAPVTGWQVELALNGATISNLWNGSLTGNLVSNLSYNGTINVNGSSEFGYCANGSGGNYLPSLASLTVQGGGTTSSSSSNSSSSSSSSSSSSSSSSSSNSSSSSSSSSSSSSSSSSSSSSSSSSGGACQVCNWYGEIRPLCANQDSGWGWENSQSCIGANTCNSQWGGGGVVNNCGSTSSSSSSSSSSSSSSSSGASSSSSSSSSSSSSSSSSSSSSSSSSSSSSSSSSSSSSSSSSSGGIPNAASNGWPYCRSADSDPDGDGWGWENSYSCIVFGSAADPGPGDFDYCLIGDSELTLCSADNGSWGAENGEICLSASMCPGMGSGVQGAMRDTPVNPDASAKTQSLYSYLQSIWGNHMLSGQMDLTWQDAIDQYQRCINDTGRAPAMMGYDFLNYGLYWNGISGITQTEEAIEHWNRGGIVSFTWHWRDPDAADGTIGEFYTEDTSFTIPIANGELDTSSPSYANIQADIAMIAAELQKLEDENVPVLWRPLHEASGGWFWWGRSDRTDGVPAAYAQVVLWRHLYETLTNEYGLDNLIWVWNGQSGAWYPGDNYVDIVSVDIYDGQQNYESQIGPYALTANYPQQVKMVALSENSNIPDPDLMAADGAWWLWFMVWNDSDTAEGVSSSGNFWTGEYYNTNAHKTHVYNHEYVITLDELPAF
- a CDS encoding mechanosensitive ion channel family protein, translating into MLFMIVNFLSSRYGTRAVPKRAYRSSPSAFIVMLLMLCLTAIPIGVQAQVVNPADNNDNAEQVDDGGQSSGEESAADEDSGLDLGISELVDTAVSSEDWAGSVTKLLDDYGLSASLAGKLIATVGLALVFFLVFFILEKVLRKLLHKLQTSVDTISISFRRTGTYLSTLNKIVVLMMVCVYLMVLTGIWAENPTQTFIYAKSSVAFEFIATLGFLLALGALVFEVVSGVMDRVFHRWSSANSTRVQTLLPIARNVVNIALFLMLGITLISELGIDIMPLLAGAGVIGFAVGFGAQTLIKDLITGFIIIFEDLVQVGDVVTVGGKSGLVEKITIRKIQLRGLDGTVFTVPFSEIAIVENMTKEFSYYLMNVGVAYRESTDDVIEHLQAIGEEMQNEDDYKDLILAPIEILGVDSFADSAVIIKARIKTVPIKQWMVGREFNRRMKYRFDEAGIEIPFPHQTIYFGEDKNGKAPPANILLSKAEPANDSADDAAQKRDRSKDGVNSDGYKDDDDVESAVED
- a CDS encoding methyl-accepting chemotaxis protein, encoding MLELSVKTRVMAVAILPLVVLSAIILVVIVGEVNSAAEGQLASSEEIFVEAKREEIKDLVELAWTTVRPLYQSGADREEAVQLLRRMSYGKDGYIFGYDGDAVRIFSGSSDASIGKSYYDFKDVNGVYLIRELIDAGRKNGFAEGNHFVTYHFPRLGEDVASPKLSYAIYLPRWNMMIGTGIYIDTIDAQLKNLASHLQSARNGLVTTLGIVALVLAIVLTIVALFLAQSIVGPLSSIGDSLYEIATGKGDLTRRLEVHGKDEVGLVSSRLNTLLDSLHRMVSDIKGIANEVSAETESLTRTVEETQQVSHQQHEEVDQVASAMTEMSHTSRETAQNANEAAASAKAANKASISIANSVNESCDSMRMLGEDIARTSEVITQVGTDVENISAVLQVIESIAEQTNLLALNAAIEAARAGEQGRGFAVVADEVRNLASKTQGSTEEIQQMIAKLQSGSRSAVSVMAESRKRSDLTEASISQTASLLSEISDAVSVINNMNSQIATAAEEQSLVGSDISERIVSISNQTNISSEIAAKNGTAAAKLRQKTRELNGIVDRFVL
- a CDS encoding alpha/beta fold hydrolase, producing the protein MSCGINVILLRGLGRESEHWFGFAELLKRRCAEIAPYIYFTFATPDTAGCGTEYQRKASHRLTELTDDLVRRLPTKTKDACTVVVGLSMGGLIALDLANRYESLVDGVVVINSSTGNQPWYRRMCPQALLTALTALALPLRQRENCIFNLVSNTQPEQARQGWWQIQRARPVSRLNLVRLLLAAAGFTLNETLAQKGLVIASQRDRLVDARCSGELAHYLNWPLEVHPSAGHDVPIDNPEWLADVVAQWLVREYVIL